A genomic segment from uncultured Desulfuromonas sp. encodes:
- the pbpC gene encoding penicillin-binding protein 1C, whose amino-acid sequence MSRQRFLWAVTSVLLVTALGYALVPQPALSRYQSESRAYFDSQGRLLRLTLADDDRYRLHVDLDDVSPALRQATLLYEDRDYYQHPGIDPLALLRAAWTTYVTRDRRVGASTITMQVARLRWRLDTRDLWGKLVQISRAVQLTRHYSKDDIFQAYLNLASYGGNIEGVEAASLIYFDKHAKDLTPPEALSLSVIPQNPVKRSPTTTQGLSQLLEARSHLFQRWCQFHPDAVSQQVFFDLPPQFRAPQQLTFTAPHFITWLDLQLPTLRRGALNTTLNRDVQNTVEQLTAAYLERRAPAGLDNAAVLVVNSATMAVEAMLGSADFWDDGIEGQVNGTTAKRSPGSTLKPFVYGLAMDQGLIHPLTMLKDSPHRFAGFSPENYDQKFLGPVFARDALILSRNVPATVLQARLAEPGLHGWLQQAGVEGLRAADYYGLALSLGGAEVTMVELVRLYALLANGGELKPLRSLMEQPQAEGKTLLSPEASFLVLDILRDNPPPQRPELLGQVGGGVEVAWKTGTSFAFRDAWAVGVSGPYVIAVWLGHFDGHSNPALIGRLAAGPLLFDLFEALGHGQGWTATERLKPGLLNLRKVAVCREDGALPNPLTPHTVPTWFIPGVSPIQVSQLHRQVAVDRNTGLRACRAEAGRTEMKIYEFWPSDLLRIFRLAGVALAVPPPFEPGCSLQDVAQSGAAPRITAPLTGVTYQLRSDRLDAETIALTATTDGDVQTLYWFADDGYLGRCAGDEPFLWQPRPGEITLRVVDDHGRAAQKTINVALVRDAR is encoded by the coding sequence ATGAGTCGGCAGCGGTTTTTATGGGCCGTGACCAGTGTGTTGCTGGTCACAGCTCTGGGTTATGCGCTGGTGCCGCAACCGGCATTGAGCCGCTACCAGAGTGAGTCGCGTGCCTATTTTGACAGTCAGGGGCGATTGCTGCGCCTGACGCTGGCCGATGATGACCGCTACCGGTTGCATGTCGATCTGGACGATGTGTCGCCCGCTCTGCGGCAGGCGACCTTGCTCTACGAGGACCGCGATTATTACCAGCATCCCGGCATTGATCCGCTGGCGCTGCTGCGTGCCGCCTGGACCACTTATGTGACCCGTGATCGACGGGTGGGGGCATCAACCATCACCATGCAGGTGGCACGGCTGCGCTGGCGCCTCGACACCCGCGATTTGTGGGGCAAGTTGGTGCAGATTTCCCGCGCCGTCCAGTTGACCCGCCATTATTCCAAGGACGATATTTTCCAGGCCTACCTCAATCTGGCCAGCTACGGCGGCAACATCGAAGGGGTGGAAGCGGCCAGTCTGATCTATTTCGACAAGCACGCCAAAGACCTGACCCCGCCCGAGGCGCTGAGCCTCAGTGTCATCCCGCAAAACCCGGTCAAGCGTTCGCCGACCACCACGCAAGGACTGTCTCAACTGCTGGAGGCGCGCAGCCATCTGTTTCAGCGCTGGTGTCAGTTTCATCCCGACGCCGTCAGCCAACAGGTGTTTTTCGATTTGCCGCCGCAGTTTCGTGCGCCACAGCAGTTGACGTTCACGGCTCCGCATTTCATCACCTGGCTCGATCTGCAGCTGCCGACCTTGCGTCGTGGCGCACTGAATACCACTCTCAATCGTGACGTGCAGAACACCGTCGAACAGCTGACCGCCGCCTATCTGGAGCGGCGCGCACCTGCCGGACTCGACAACGCTGCCGTGCTGGTGGTCAACAGTGCCACCATGGCTGTCGAGGCGATGCTCGGCTCGGCAGATTTCTGGGATGATGGCATTGAAGGGCAGGTCAATGGCACCACGGCCAAGCGCTCGCCTGGCTCAACCCTCAAGCCGTTTGTCTACGGACTGGCCATGGATCAAGGGCTGATCCATCCGCTGACCATGCTCAAGGATTCCCCACACCGCTTTGCCGGGTTCAGCCCGGAAAACTACGATCAGAAATTTCTCGGCCCGGTGTTTGCCCGTGACGCCCTGATCCTCAGCCGCAACGTGCCGGCCACGGTGCTGCAAGCCCGACTGGCCGAGCCGGGGCTGCATGGCTGGCTGCAGCAGGCCGGGGTTGAAGGGTTGCGTGCTGCCGACTATTATGGGTTGGCGTTGTCACTCGGCGGTGCCGAAGTGACCATGGTGGAGCTGGTGCGCCTGTACGCGCTGCTGGCCAACGGCGGTGAATTGAAGCCGCTACGCAGCCTGATGGAACAACCGCAAGCAGAGGGCAAGACACTGCTCAGCCCTGAGGCGTCTTTTCTGGTGCTGGATATTCTGCGCGACAACCCGCCACCGCAGCGCCCGGAACTGCTGGGGCAGGTGGGTGGCGGTGTTGAAGTGGCATGGAAGACCGGCACCTCGTTCGCCTTTCGCGATGCCTGGGCCGTGGGAGTGTCCGGTCCGTATGTAATTGCCGTGTGGCTGGGGCATTTCGACGGCCACAGCAATCCGGCACTGATCGGACGGCTGGCCGCCGGACCATTGTTGTTTGATCTGTTTGAAGCGCTGGGCCATGGTCAGGGCTGGACCGCGACAGAGCGTCTCAAGCCCGGCCTGCTCAATCTGCGCAAGGTCGCCGTGTGTCGCGAAGATGGCGCATTGCCCAATCCCTTAACACCGCACACCGTGCCGACCTGGTTTATCCCCGGCGTGTCGCCGATTCAGGTGTCGCAGTTGCACCGTCAGGTGGCGGTTGATCGCAACACCGGCCTGCGTGCCTGCCGTGCCGAAGCGGGGCGCACCGAAATGAAAATTTACGAATTCTGGCCCTCGGATCTTTTGCGCATTTTTCGCTTGGCTGGCGTAGCTCTGGCCGTGCCGCCGCCGTTTGAACCGGGTTGCAGCCTGCAGGATGTCGCCCAGTCCGGTGCCGCACCGCGCATCACTGCGCCGCTGACCGGTGTCACCTACCAGTTGCGCAGTGACCGCCTCGACGCCGAAACCATCGCCCTGACCGCGACGACCGATGGTGATGTGCAAACGCTGTACTGGTTTGCCGATGACGGCTATTTGGGGCGTTGTGCTGGTGATGAACCGTTTTTGTGGCAGCCGCGTCCGGGCGAGATCACACTGCGCGTGGTCGACGATCACGGCCGTGCGGCGCAGAAGACGATTAACGTGGCTCTGGTGCGTGATGCGCGGTGA